Proteins found in one Agaribacterium sp. ZY112 genomic segment:
- a CDS encoding TonB-dependent receptor: MKLILFLSGFLLLASTSYAAEFHGQLIDEQGKPIEGASLSIVGQKQRVYSDKQGLFRFESDADELEVHVNAQSYNHKNVWLKPGVEAQQVQLQRALIEQLDVIGLPVHASTLESAQAISVLSGDKLKDRSQEGLGEALKVEVGVQSNYYGPVSSSPVIRGLDGPRVLITVNGLDAADISRTGADHAVSADSASAQQIEVLRGPATLFYGSGAIGGVVNVVDKRVPQSSETEGQINLKYSSVSEQKEAQAAVASGTDNWAWRAQGMYSDGEDYRLPSSLDESHLDDSASQSSNFTLGLSRLFENGYSGLAYEQVDKRYGVPGHAHGGEDHDEHEEEHEDEHEHEDEHEDRVEAQLKQSRWQWLTELEFDYGVFNSLQSKLSFSEYEHKEYHIVDGVEELGTEINNDAWQYRADLGHKLIGGWRGAVSLDLKQQEYKSRGEESFSPDSTTQSMAVAVLEEYHWNDWLWQLGARAEHMDFDVDGDLPSQSFTPLSFSAGGVWEFTDGYNAGIAISHAERGPSSTELYANGPHIGTNSYEVGAAYELVPEGDHWHVEYVGDVKKESSNNLELSLKKFEGSTAFVLNAYVNRIDDFYYQANTGIHSSDLEHEEHEEHEEHEEHEEHEEHEEHEEHEEHEEHEEHEEHEEHEEHEEHEEHEEHEEHEEHEEHGHHDDHGELPVYITQQGDVLLWGFEAQVMQALTRTLKAELWADAVRGELVDGDWLPRMPADRLGLRFHYDDSAWSGQIGFTQHLEQDRLAEFETSTDAYMMMNASIAYRWYGPSSEWRVSLVGDNLNDVEGRVHSSYIKDQAPLPGRDVRLLLEYQF, from the coding sequence ATGAAGTTAATATTGTTTTTATCTGGTTTTTTACTGCTGGCGAGCACGAGCTATGCGGCGGAGTTTCACGGGCAGTTAATTGATGAACAAGGCAAACCGATAGAAGGCGCTAGCCTTAGTATCGTTGGCCAAAAACAACGAGTATACAGTGATAAGCAAGGGCTCTTTCGCTTTGAATCCGATGCCGATGAGCTTGAAGTGCATGTTAATGCTCAAAGCTACAACCACAAAAATGTGTGGTTAAAGCCCGGTGTTGAAGCTCAGCAGGTGCAACTGCAGCGTGCACTGATCGAGCAGTTAGATGTGATTGGCCTGCCTGTGCATGCCAGTACATTGGAGTCGGCTCAGGCTATCTCTGTATTAAGTGGTGATAAGTTAAAAGATCGCTCTCAAGAAGGTCTGGGGGAGGCCTTAAAAGTTGAAGTTGGTGTTCAATCTAATTATTACGGCCCAGTCAGCTCTAGCCCAGTTATTCGTGGCTTAGATGGCCCTCGAGTATTGATTACCGTTAATGGTTTGGATGCGGCTGACATCAGTCGAACCGGAGCGGATCACGCGGTATCTGCAGATTCAGCATCTGCTCAACAGATCGAAGTATTACGCGGGCCTGCCACCTTATTTTATGGCAGTGGTGCGATCGGCGGTGTAGTGAATGTCGTTGATAAGCGTGTGCCTCAGTCTTCGGAAACGGAAGGTCAAATTAATCTTAAATACAGCTCTGTCTCAGAGCAAAAAGAAGCTCAGGCGGCCGTCGCTTCTGGCACTGACAATTGGGCTTGGCGTGCTCAAGGCATGTACAGCGATGGTGAAGACTACCGCTTGCCAAGTTCGCTGGATGAAAGCCACTTAGACGACAGTGCATCACAAAGCTCCAACTTTACTTTGGGCTTAAGTCGCTTATTTGAAAATGGTTACAGTGGTTTGGCTTATGAGCAAGTTGATAAACGCTACGGTGTACCTGGTCATGCCCATGGTGGTGAAGATCATGATGAGCATGAAGAGGAGCACGAAGATGAGCACGAGCACGAAGATGAGCACGAAGACCGTGTTGAGGCGCAGTTAAAGCAGTCACGCTGGCAGTGGCTCACTGAGCTTGAGTTCGACTACGGTGTGTTTAATTCTCTTCAGAGTAAATTGAGCTTTAGCGAGTATGAGCACAAGGAATATCACATTGTTGATGGTGTTGAGGAGCTTGGAACCGAGATTAACAACGATGCTTGGCAGTATCGAGCCGACTTGGGTCATAAGTTAATTGGTGGCTGGCGTGGTGCTGTGAGCTTAGACCTAAAGCAGCAAGAATATAAAAGCCGTGGTGAAGAAAGTTTTAGCCCAGATTCAACGACTCAATCAATGGCTGTGGCAGTACTTGAAGAGTACCACTGGAACGACTGGTTGTGGCAGTTAGGCGCTCGCGCTGAGCATATGGATTTTGATGTCGACGGTGATTTGCCTTCGCAAAGCTTCACGCCTTTAAGCTTTTCAGCTGGTGGTGTATGGGAATTTACCGATGGTTATAACGCCGGTATAGCAATTAGTCATGCTGAGCGTGGCCCTTCTTCAACGGAGCTCTATGCTAACGGGCCTCATATTGGCACCAATAGCTACGAGGTAGGTGCTGCGTATGAGTTGGTTCCTGAAGGTGATCATTGGCATGTTGAATACGTGGGCGATGTGAAAAAAGAGAGCTCAAACAATCTTGAGTTGAGTTTGAAGAAGTTTGAAGGTTCAACGGCTTTTGTATTAAACGCGTATGTTAATCGTATTGATGATTTTTATTATCAGGCGAATACCGGTATCCACTCTAGTGATCTTGAGCACGAAGAGCACGAAGAGCACGAAGAGCACGAAGAGCACGAAGAGCACGAAGAGCACGAAGAGCACGAAGAGCACGAAGAGCACGAAGAGCACGAAGAGCACGAAGAGCACGAAGAGCACGAAGAGCACGAAGAACACGAAGAACACGAAGAACACGAAGAACACGAAGAACACGAAGAACACGGCCATCATGATGATCATGGTGAGCTGCCCGTTTATATTACCCAGCAGGGTGATGTATTGCTGTGGGGCTTTGAGGCTCAAGTCATGCAAGCGTTAACTCGTACCTTAAAGGCTGAGTTATGGGCAGATGCTGTTCGTGGCGAGTTAGTAGATGGTGACTGGTTGCCAAGAATGCCAGCGGATCGTTTGGGTTTGCGTTTCCACTACGATGACAGCGCATGGTCGGGTCAAATTGGTTTTACTCAGCATTTAGAGCAGGATCGTTTGGCTGAATTCGAAACCAGCACCGATGCCTATATGATGATGAATGCAAGCATTGCTTATCGCTGGTACGGTCCTTCAAGTGAGTGGCGAGTATCCTTGGTTGGTGACAACTTAAACGACGTCGAAGGTCGAGTGCACAGTTCTTATATTAAGGATCAAGCGCCACTTCCTGGTCGTGACGTACGTTTATTGTTGGAATATCAGTTCTAA
- a CDS encoding transcriptional repressor, with translation MPLTFPVHVEKALLRAEHDCVSAGVRLTPKRKHLLALLLIEHQALTAYELVDAYTEAYGDKLPAMSVYRILQFLVEHKLVHKLETTNQFLACSHITCEHEHNIPQFLICDKCHKVEEIALRAELVKELRGSVERTGFVLSNQQLELRGLCQECSLAG, from the coding sequence GTGCCTCTTACTTTTCCAGTCCATGTAGAAAAAGCACTTTTAAGAGCAGAGCACGACTGTGTTTCTGCCGGTGTACGTTTGACCCCTAAGCGTAAGCACCTATTGGCTTTGTTGCTGATTGAGCATCAGGCCCTAACTGCCTATGAGTTGGTTGATGCCTATACCGAAGCTTATGGCGATAAGCTTCCAGCTATGTCTGTTTATCGTATTTTACAGTTTTTAGTTGAGCACAAGCTTGTACACAAGCTTGAAACCACCAACCAGTTCTTGGCTTGTTCACATATCACCTGTGAGCATGAACATAACATTCCACAATTTCTTATCTGCGATAAATGCCATAAGGTTGAGGAAATCGCTCTGCGTGCTGAGCTTGTTAAGGAACTAAGGGGGAGTGTTGAGCGTACTGGCTTTGTGCTTTCCAATCAGCAGCTTGAGTTACGTGGTTTGTGTCAAGAGTGCTCTCTAGCGGGTTAA
- a CDS encoding acetylating acetaldehyde dehydrogenase, producing the protein MVESSYEKGRQKLRVGIIGTGKIGTDLLMKVLRSEQMDCELFVGRNLQSPGMQKAQQLGVRVSDLGIKAFEDDSHQCELVFDATGAEHHREHAKVFAKKGIKAIDLTPAKMGPLCIPALNEQVILKESNVNMVTCGGQASVPVCEAVKKAVPSLKSVSVHTLVSDDSIGQATLDNIDDYYATTSKAINQFAGVDNVCIDLEVDEPGRQPTMCTTLNFSIDESEHMTALEALEVREKELKRYVPGLSIETKLGGQHLLVKVTVSGMGDWIPAHAGNLDIINCAAIAVAERYALSLSEQKTSLFNKLFDPFTRIVGGRQLANA; encoded by the coding sequence ATGGTAGAAAGTAGCTACGAGAAAGGAAGGCAAAAATTACGTGTGGGCATAATTGGTACAGGGAAGATTGGTACTGATTTGTTAATGAAGGTATTGCGCTCGGAACAAATGGATTGTGAATTGTTCGTTGGGCGTAATTTGCAGTCGCCAGGTATGCAAAAAGCTCAACAATTAGGCGTTCGTGTTAGTGACTTAGGAATTAAAGCTTTTGAGGATGATAGTCATCAATGTGAGCTGGTTTTTGATGCGACAGGGGCTGAGCACCACCGTGAGCATGCCAAGGTTTTTGCTAAGAAAGGCATCAAGGCCATTGATCTAACGCCAGCAAAAATGGGCCCTCTTTGTATTCCTGCTTTAAATGAGCAGGTCATATTAAAAGAGTCAAATGTCAATATGGTGACATGTGGTGGCCAAGCATCAGTACCCGTTTGTGAAGCTGTCAAAAAAGCAGTACCTTCCTTAAAGTCAGTCAGTGTTCATACTCTAGTGAGTGATGACAGCATTGGCCAAGCTACTTTAGATAATATTGACGATTATTATGCAACGACAAGCAAGGCGATTAACCAGTTTGCCGGTGTTGATAATGTGTGCATCGATTTGGAGGTCGATGAGCCGGGTCGTCAGCCAACCATGTGTACTACCTTAAATTTCTCTATCGACGAGTCTGAGCATATGACAGCGCTGGAAGCTCTTGAAGTGAGAGAGAAAGAATTAAAGCGTTATGTACCTGGCTTAAGCATCGAAACAAAACTGGGTGGCCAGCACTTATTAGTTAAAGTAACGGTTAGTGGCATGGGGGATTGGATTCCTGCTCATGCGGGTAACTTAGATATCATAAATTGTGCTGCAATTGCTGTTGCTGAGCGTTATGCCCTCTCGCTTAGTGAACAGAAAACCAGCTTGTTTAATAAGTTGTTTGACCCATTTACACGTATCGTGGGTGGCCGCCAGTTGGCAAATGCCTAA
- the pgm gene encoding phosphoglucomutase (alpha-D-glucose-1,6-bisphosphate-dependent), with the protein MSLHKRAGQRAQSQDLCNIPRLVSNYYVQDPSEDSLVSFGTSGHRGSSNNGSFTEAHIAAICQALVEYRQKNEIDGPCYIGIDTHALSECAFMTSIEVLVANGVKVVVQEGRGYTPTPVISHAILAYNKGRTESLADGIVITPSHNPPEDGGFKYNPPNGGPADTDITSLIQERANEIILTDPEAVELMSFTEAWAEVEEYDFIQPYVDDLDQVLDMKAIAEAGVKIGVDPLGGSGIAYWPVIAKTWGLNIELVNNEVDPTFSFMCLDKDGKIRMDCSSPSAMAGLIDMKDDFDVALGNDPDYDRHGIVTPSVGLMNPNHYLAVAINYLFTHRPQWSDQLMVGKTLVSSSMIDRVVEDLGRKLAEVPVGFKWFVDGLYGGTYGFGGEESAGASFLRKDGSVWSTDKDGFILALLSAEIKAVTGKDPGELYQELTEKYSAPVYTRIDAAATGPQKDVLKSLSADAVQAETLAGDTITAKLTHAPGNNAAVGGLKVVTAKGWFAARPSGTEEIYKIYAESFVGDEHLQRILSEAQDIVSATFAQAGV; encoded by the coding sequence ATGAGTTTACACAAACGAGCCGGTCAGCGCGCGCAGAGCCAAGACCTGTGTAATATCCCCCGCCTAGTAAGTAACTACTATGTACAGGACCCTAGCGAAGATAGCTTGGTGAGTTTTGGTACCTCTGGCCATCGCGGTAGCTCTAATAATGGCTCTTTTACTGAGGCGCATATTGCGGCCATTTGCCAAGCGCTAGTCGAATATCGTCAAAAAAATGAAATAGATGGCCCATGTTATATCGGTATAGATACGCACGCCCTAAGTGAATGTGCGTTTATGACAAGCATTGAGGTCTTGGTTGCCAATGGTGTAAAGGTCGTGGTGCAAGAAGGACGTGGTTATACGCCAACACCGGTTATCTCACATGCTATCTTGGCTTATAACAAAGGGCGAACTGAAAGTTTGGCCGATGGTATCGTTATTACTCCTTCGCATAATCCTCCTGAAGACGGTGGTTTTAAATACAACCCACCTAATGGCGGGCCAGCCGATACTGATATCACTTCGCTGATTCAAGAGCGTGCCAATGAGATCATCCTTACAGATCCTGAGGCTGTTGAGTTAATGTCATTTACAGAAGCGTGGGCTGAAGTTGAAGAATATGATTTTATTCAGCCTTATGTTGATGACCTAGACCAAGTTCTTGATATGAAGGCGATAGCCGAAGCTGGTGTGAAAATTGGTGTCGACCCGCTTGGGGGCTCAGGTATCGCCTACTGGCCGGTGATTGCTAAGACTTGGGGTTTGAATATTGAACTGGTTAATAATGAAGTAGACCCGACCTTTTCGTTTATGTGTCTAGATAAAGACGGCAAGATTCGTATGGACTGTTCTAGCCCTTCAGCTATGGCCGGCTTAATCGACATGAAAGACGACTTTGATGTCGCTCTGGGAAATGACCCTGATTACGATCGCCATGGCATTGTCACACCCAGTGTGGGCTTGATGAACCCAAACCATTACCTCGCGGTAGCCATTAATTATCTATTTACTCATCGTCCTCAGTGGTCTGACCAACTCATGGTTGGTAAAACCTTGGTGAGCTCCTCTATGATTGACCGAGTGGTTGAAGATCTAGGGCGAAAATTAGCAGAGGTGCCGGTTGGCTTTAAATGGTTTGTTGATGGCCTCTATGGCGGCACATATGGTTTTGGCGGTGAAGAAAGTGCTGGGGCGAGTTTTTTACGTAAAGATGGCAGTGTTTGGAGTACCGATAAAGACGGTTTTATCCTTGCGCTACTGTCAGCTGAAATTAAAGCAGTCACAGGTAAAGATCCCGGTGAGCTCTACCAAGAGCTAACAGAGAAGTATTCGGCCCCAGTTTATACTCGTATTGATGCAGCCGCGACGGGGCCACAAAAAGACGTCCTTAAATCATTAAGTGCGGATGCTGTTCAAGCTGAAACCTTAGCTGGAGACACTATTACCGCTAAGCTTACACATGCACCTGGTAATAATGCGGCTGTAGGTGGTTTAAAAGTGGTGACTGCCAAAGGTTGGTTTGCTGCGCGACCTTCTGGTACCGAAGAGATCTATAAAATTTATGCCGAAAGCTTTGTTGGTGATGAGCATTTGCAACGTATTTTAAGTGAGGCGCAAGACATAGTAAGTGCCACTTTCGCCCAGGCTGGAGTTTAA
- a CDS encoding DUF6635 family protein, whose translation MHQINPQEQQNLAINHAITGGISDYFESLEKQLDIFVKREFLYPGCWRNNKVAFGWDLIKAPLNLFWAPFYLLILCLLGLAKYCGLSSAGRLAKALPSGFYTQVQKQLNRKFKHTLYNKAELQRSIVARLEAISGTAKMLEPAAQAELEQQLERIINDTLEQLILSRTAHADIGNSLISTAIGALAFKKFSPGGIGLGLLLAAYWARRQAESEFWLGQTAGKLYYWLFPPQAELSIQLSATAIVLLLLAVFASFSGLISDPILALTGSHKRRLLRIQKQVKRDLLQRCNSRYRSLDPYIARILELFDSIKAQLPI comes from the coding sequence ATGCATCAAATAAATCCTCAAGAACAGCAAAATCTTGCTATCAATCATGCCATTACTGGGGGTATTTCAGATTATTTTGAAAGCCTTGAGAAACAGCTAGATATATTTGTTAAACGCGAGTTCCTCTATCCCGGCTGCTGGAGAAATAACAAAGTGGCTTTTGGCTGGGATTTAATCAAAGCCCCTCTCAACCTCTTTTGGGCACCATTCTACCTACTAATACTATGTCTGCTTGGTCTAGCAAAATACTGTGGTTTGAGCTCAGCGGGCAGATTGGCAAAAGCTCTTCCTAGCGGCTTTTATACCCAAGTTCAAAAACAGCTTAACCGTAAGTTCAAACATACACTTTATAACAAAGCCGAACTACAACGCTCTATAGTAGCGCGTCTAGAGGCCATCAGCGGCACGGCCAAAATGCTAGAACCTGCAGCACAAGCAGAGCTGGAACAACAACTAGAGCGAATCATCAACGACACACTCGAGCAACTCATACTAAGTCGCACCGCCCATGCAGACATTGGCAATAGCCTTATAAGTACGGCGATAGGAGCGCTGGCATTTAAGAAGTTCAGCCCAGGTGGCATAGGTCTTGGACTGTTACTCGCCGCTTATTGGGCTCGCAGGCAAGCCGAGAGTGAATTTTGGCTCGGTCAGACGGCAGGCAAACTTTACTACTGGCTCTTCCCGCCTCAAGCAGAACTAAGCATACAGCTATCTGCCACAGCTATAGTTCTACTACTGCTTGCAGTCTTTGCCAGCTTCTCTGGTTTGATAAGTGACCCCATACTGGCGCTAACAGGCTCACATAAACGCCGCTTATTACGCATACAAAAGCAAGTAAAACGAGACCTACTACAGCGCTGCAATAGTCGCTATCGCAGCCTAGACCCTTATATAGCTCGCATTCTCGAACTCTTTGACAGTATCAAGGCACAACTGCCCATTTAA